ccagcacgAGTCCCTGGAGGCACCCTAGGCCATGGAGTCAGCAGCGGGGATTTGCCGTCCCGCAGGGGCCCAACACACGTtcctcctgagcagcagcaccctgctcgTCGGTGTGCAGGGACAACAAACGCCCCAGCACCCCGCTCATCAGTGTGGAAGGACAACAAATGCCCCAGCCTGGCAAACAAGGAACCGGCCGTGGGCACGGCTGCCCTCTGGGCAGAAACACCTTCTGGCGCCAGCGATAAGTCCCGTGCCACCCTCCCGGGGGAAGTCAAACAAACCCGTCTGACGGGAAGAGCGGCGCAGGAACCGGTTACCGCGCTCGGGCTGGAATCTCCTCGGCAGTTTACACAAAACTCTCTGCTGCAGATCTTCAGGAACCGATAACGCGATGCATAAATAGTGGTGGCGGGGAAGCCAGCCCCgtaggaagggagggagagaggagcaaATCCCTGCATGCGTGTCAGGGGTGAGCGGCGAGACGTGCTGCAACCCATGTAGGCCCTGTGCTCTGCAGGGGTTGAGGGATGGGGTCAGGGGTTGTTCCCCAGGGCTTGCAAGAGCCCATAAGGCTGGTGAGCCCTGAATTTCCTTCCCTTGCTCTGCAGGACATCAACTCTGCATAGTGCCCAGGGCAAACGCTTGCAGTTTCCCAGTCCTACAACAGCCCAGCACCCCTGCTGGGCAGGCACAGCTCCCAGGGAAGGTGACAACCCCTGCAGGGACCCACGCAGCAAGGCGCAGCCCCGGaactctgtgctgcagcacagcagaggcCTCCTCTGCCTGCCGGAGATGCACGTGAGACGCAATCGAAATAAAACTTGACGTGGGGGCGAAGCCGCCCCGGGGCCACCCAGCGCCCTGGCAGCGATGCTCCCCATGCGTCCCGCTCGGCCCTTACCCAGCGCCAGCTCGGACACGGCGAGgctcagcaggagcagcagcaggggcaggatcAGCCCTCCTCTGTGCCTGGCCATGTCCAGGAGGGTGGGAGCGATGCCCCCCCGGCAGGCCCAGCTCCCAgcgctccccgcagccctggcACTGCGGTGTCCGCGCTCCCTTTGCAGGACAGAGGCAGAGCGGCCAGGTGGGTGCTTTTAttgcccaggtgctggcagggagCGGGGGGGTTTCCACCCAACGGGGCCACTCCCAGGGATGGGCAGGGTGCCCAGCGTGGtacctgcggggggggggggggggggggggggggggggggggggcagcgggacccCCATCACCCCTGGGGCCGTGCTGGGCATGGGGGGGTCGGTGCCAGCGGGGaccccctgggggggggaccaGGCTGGATGTAGGGGCTGGGACAGCAGCCCGCGGGTGGTGCACGGCCAGGAGGCTCCGCCCCTCGtcctcaagccccgccccttttaTCTTGGCCCCGCCCCGTGTTGTATAACGCCCGCCGCCACGTGGGGGAGGCTCCGGGGGTCCCCGCCGCTGCTGGCAGCCGTCGGGCCGGGGTCCCGGGGCCGTCCCGAGCCGAGGATGCCGCGGGGCAGCGGGAAGAGGAAAGCCTCCGGGGGTGGGGAGGCTGcgaagaggagggaggaggaagaggaggaggaggaggaggaggaagaggccgcggggaggctggaggcagcGCTGCGGGAggcccggcgggcggcggccccgTCGGTGCGGGAGTTCAGGTACAACAAGAAGCGGGTCCGGCTGGTCTCCCGGGGCCCCGAGCTGAGGGAGGAAGCCAAATGCATCCTCTACTGGATGTCCCGGGACCAGAGGGTGCAAGGTAAGGAGCCGACCCCCCCGGCCTCCACCTTTCCCTGGAGctggggggcgtttggggggcTCCTCCTGCGCAGCCCCCGGCTCCTTCCCCTCGCAGCGCATCCCCCGACGCAGCCCCTGTGCTTTCTCCCCCAGATAACTGGGCTTTCCTCTACGCCCAGCGCCTGGCCCtcaagcaggagctgcccctGCGCGTCTGCTTCTGCCTGGTGCCCAAATTCCTCGGTGCCACCATCCGCCACTACGGCTTCATGctgaaggggctgcaggaggtcAGCAAGGTACGGGGACACgcggggggtcagggggggaCACGGAGCCACCAGGACTGTCCCTCAGCCCTCTCGTCTCATTGCAGGAGTGCACGGAGCTGAACATCCCCTTCCACTTGCTGCTGGGCTACGCCAAGGACGTGCTGCCCCCCTTCGTGGCGCAGCAAGGCGTGGGGGGGCTGGTGACAGACTTCTGTCCCCTGCGTGTCCCCAGGCAGTGGGTGGAGGACGTCAGGGAGCGGTTGCCCGAGGATGTGCCCTTTGTGCAGGTGGGTCTCGGTGATCTgggagaggggggggaaaaCCCAGGCTGGTGAGATAGGGAAGAAACAAACGTTCTCCTGCTTGGGCCGGCTGTGGAGGCGCATTGGAGTGGCCCAAGCAGGGAGGGTGAGGACGTTGTCCTGGGTGCGGTGTGGGTCGTGCCATCAGGACTGTTTTCTTCTCGTTTGCTCACGTCCTTCTCCGTGGCTTTGCTTCCCAGGTGGACGCCCACAACATCGTGCCCTGCTGGGTCACCTCCCCCAAGCAGGAGTACAGCGCCAGGACCATCCGGGGCAAGATCCACAGCCAGCTCCCGGAGTTCCTCACCGAGTTCCCTCCCGTCATTCGGCACCCGCATCCCCCGTCCTGCCCCGCGGAGGTACCGGGAGCCACCCCTCCGCACCCAGCCCCGGATAGCTTCACAGCCGCTCTGTGATCCTGGGAGCGGGGACAATGACCTGGCCACGGGCAGTGGGAGATGGGGAGACCCCGGGGAAGGGAGGTTCCCACCCCATTCTTCCAGATACCGAGCAGATCTCAGCCGTGCAGGGCCGGTTTGTAGCTGGCATGAGCTGGGGGCTTGCAGGCTGGGGATGGCCCTAAGCAGGCACACGGGGGACATAAATAAGACtcagggcagccctggctggagagcatctgctgctggggctcagcTCTAGCACAACAAATGCACTCACATTGCTTGGTTGCTCGCAGCCCATCGCGTGGGACGCCTGCTACTCCAGCCTGCAGGTGGACCGCTCGGTGGCGGAGGTGGAGTGGGCGACCCCCGGCACCTCTGCGGGGCTGGCCGTGCTGCAGTCCTTCATCACCGAGCGGCTCAAGTCCTTCGGCTCCCAGCGGAACGACCCCAACAAGGCGGCTCTCAGCAACCTGTCACCCTGGTTCCACTTCGGTGAGCGCCCCGGCCATCCTGCCGCGCGCGGTGGCGCAGACGGGTGACCTGATGGGTGACCTGACCCACACcttccccgtgtccccaggccAGGTGTCCACCCAGCGAGCCATCCTGGAGGTGCAGAAACACCGGCGCGCACACAAGGAGTCGGTGGACGCATTCGTGGAGGAGGCCGTGGTGCGGCGGGAGCTGGCCGATAACTTCTGCTACTACAACGAGAACTACGACAGCCTGCAAGGTGGCACCCAGGGGCGGGTGGGCAACTCTGGGGGGTCAGATTAGTGCCCAACTGTGGTCACCTCAACTTGGCAAGCCCCTGTTTTTGTTAAGGAAGGGACCATGGGGGCATTAATGTGCCATCAGTGTCTTCTGGACATAGGGCAGGAGGCATAATGCCCCTTGggaggctgcctgcagggctgaggTCTCCGATGGTTGGTTCCCCCCTTGCCCATCGAGCAGGTCGCTCAGCGTTGCTCCTCATCTCCCACAGGTGCCTACGACTGGGCGCAGACCACCCTGAAGCTCCACGCCAAAGACAAGAGGCCTTTTCTCTACGAGCTGCAGCAACTGGAGCAGGCCACCACGCACGACCCGCTCTGGAATGCTGCCCAGGTCAGGGACCCCAAaggccccgctgcctcccctggGACCTCCAGCCACGCCGAGCGGGCTGCGGCCGTGCCGTGGGGTGAATgggggctgggaagggctggAAGAGGCACAGGCTTTCCCAAGCTGACCCCTGTGGCTATCCCCTTCCCCACAGCTGCAGATGGTTCGGGAGGGCAAGATGCACGGCTTCCTGCGGATGTACTGGGCCAAGAAGATCCTGGAGTGGACCCGCTCCCCCGAGGAGGCCCTGCGCTTTGCCATCTACCTCAACGACCGCTACGAGCTGGACGGGAGAGACCCCAACGGCTATGTAGGCACGTTGCgggaggggttatggggtgggggtcccatcCCTGATGGCCGCAGCATGGGGACGGGGGACAGGGCTCTCAGCCTTTCCATCTTCCTCGGCACCCCGTCCCGGCTGCTTACTGGCCCCCAGATGCCCACAAGCACGGGGCAGAGCTGATGTCCACCTCCGTGTCCAACAGGCTGCCTCTGGTCCATCTGCGGCATACACGACCAGGGCTGGAAGGAGCGGGACGTCTTCGGGAAGATCCGCTACATGAACTACGCCGGCTGCAAGCGCAAGTTCGATGTGGAGCAGTTCGAGCGCCGCTACGCCCGCCGAGAGCTCGCCCACTGACTGATTTGTGCAGCGGTGCCCGGGATGCAAGGGGTGAGATGGGTTGTGCTCCTCCCTGCGCAGGGTGGATGTGCCTTTGCTGTGGTGCTGGCTCACACCTAACCCAGGATAGCCCTGGGTGCAGCTGGAGGGCTCCTACCAGTGGCAAGCCCCAGGGTTTTGCAggtttctgctttctctcaCCCACAGCTagagctggggcagctgtgcGGGGCTTGCCACAGGCAGCAAGGTGCAATCCTCAGCCAGAAAGCTTTTTCTACAACCACTGTGCTCAGGATAAGCCAGAGTCTGTGCAGCTGCTACCCACagcttagcttttttttttttcgggggaAAGGTCCCCAGAACCAGGCTCCTCATGCCATGCCTCCTGCAGAGCAACTTGGTGCAAAGCCAGCGTGGTGCTAGGCTTGCCCAAGCACCCTCGAACAGTTAGCCCCCGGCCTTTTGGTGTAAGGTTTACAGTTTGTATCCCCAGTGTTTGTGGGTCAATGCatgagccctgctgctggcagggggctCAGCCTCAGGAAAGAACAGCTCAGAACACAACCACAGTTAGTTTAACTTAGTTTATTAGGGACGGCGTTTCACTGCTCTGCTGTGCAATAGGCCCATGGGGAGGGCTCCAGTTAAATGCCAGGGCAGCCCCTGGCTCTCCCTTCAGACGTGGCAGCAGTGTTAGTGTTGTGCGTCACCTTGCCCAGAGACCTCCGCCGGGTTTTGGGTTCCCATTGCATccagagggagggggggaaaaacacaaataaaccaaaatcCATTCGCTCGTCTCTAAAGATACTCAGTGCTTCTAGAACTGGACGTGGGCAGTCACTCAGCCAGTGGCCCACGACATTAAAGTGCTTCAAACAAAACCGTGTGGGTGAAGGTGTGCTGCTCTTAGCCAGCTCCTAGGAGGGGGGAGACCAGCTCCAGACCTGCCGAGCCGGATGGTAGCATGGGGACAAGAGGGAAGGATTGTGGCAATGCTCTCTGCTTGCAAGGtggcccagctgctggcagcttcAAGGCTTGTAGAGCTCGTGCCAGTTGTGGAacaagcaggagagcagctgctCCCCTGGGGAAAATGAGGATAAAGACAGGAGGAGGCAAAAACCCaagggagaaggaggggaaCTAACTACCTGTCCCAGGCCAGGACTGCTAGAGCTGGTAAGTAGCCAGCCCTGGTTTTGTTAGGGCACTGGCATGGAAGAGATGTTGTCTCCAGCAGTGAGGCTTGgagccaccctgcagccccctctccTGGTCCCAGCCGCTCCCTTCTGACCCTGCCATCAGGGGCAGCCCACGAGCGGTGACATCCCAGCCTCAAGGCAGGCTGaaagctgctggctgtcccctgtCCCTCAACACCCTTCATCCCTCCCACCACCTGACTGCCAGGCTGGGTGGGCTCCGGCCCCCCAGTGCTACCTTGGTGCTGGACACTGCCCGTACTGGGGGACAAAGCATCCCCTGGCTGCAGCggcaccctgcagcacccccagtGCCAATCCCTCTCCCAAAAAGTGCACCCCCGCTTGAGAGCAACCTGTCCAGCTTCTCCCTGGAGGCTCTGCCTGGCTCAGTGACCCCTCTCCCAAGGGGAGCAGGTCTGAGGGGAGAGGGGACACctggcagctgccagccccggTCAGGGGTGAGGTACCAGGAGCAGGGAAGCTCTGGAGGTCTTATATGCCCCCACGTAGGAGCATTTCCAGCAGTACCTTCTTGAGGGGTGGGGagcaaacagttaaaaatacaaacaacagcgttaaaaaaaaaaataaaaccaaatccAGCCAATTAAAAAAGCCAAAAGCCCAACCTAAAAGAACAACGTGTGGCAGAGGCTGGGGGGAGGCACCCGGAGGGCTGAGCTAAGAGCCTTCACACGCATCCCAGGGTGACACTGCCACAGTGAGGTCCCACGTCACCCGTAAAGGAGGAGACATCCCCAAGAACAGACCGGCAGCATGAGGGAGAAGCAAGGTTCAAAGCCTCTCTTGCTGTGCTCTCCTGCCACAAGATCTCCCATGTGATGCCCAGCAGCGTGGGTCCCCTCGGGTGGCTGCACCTCCTGGCTGccccctgggtgctgcctcTGCGGGGGCAAGGGGGGCAGACACCACATTTTTACCATTGCTACCTCCTCTGTTCTGATCctggaggaagagaaatggGTCTGTGGCAATGGTTCCAGTCCACATGTGAAAAAGGGAGCTGCTAACTGTACCGTTCAGCCCCAAACCCCTACCCTCCCTCCACAAACAcacgcagcagcagcaagacaaGCCTGGGAAGACTCGGAGAGCTGATTCCTGCCTCCCAGGAGGGGACATGGCCAGGGCTTccagctgctgagcagaaagTGCTGACCCCACTGGGGAGCCTcccagggaggaggagatggggacaggccatgcagccctgcctggcccagcagttcccaaaggggaaggcagcagcccGGCACGTGAGCGACTGCCTGGTAAAGGTCCGTGTTCAGCCTGCAGGACAGACAGGGCTGGCTGCCTTTCCCCAAGCCAAGGCATCAGGGGGGCAACTGGTACCTGGAGCAGACTTAGAAGACGGAAAATGTTCattccccagcactgctgcacagGGGAAAACAGCTCCCTTCGAGCCAGTGCTCCAAGCACCCAGCATGACAAGTGTCCCAGCGCTCCTCCTCATCACAAGTCCGCTTGGCTCAGTCTCTGGTGATGAAGGCCACAGGTATAAATAAACCCGCTAcctgctcctctgctgcagtACACTCATGTggttgctgctgcctcctgctgctccaaCTCATCTTCGTAGTCCGAGACGTAGGACTCCATGCTCTGCTTGGCCAGCAGCTCCCGCCGGGCTTGGAGTCGCTCACAGCGGGGACAGTGGGTGGACTTGAAGCAGGACTTGTGGTAGCAGGCTTTGCACTCTGCAGGGAGAGAGCGAGCGTGGCTGAGAGCTAGCAGAGGCTGACCCAGGCTCTCCACGTCCTCCAGGCTTGTCCAGAAGGACACTGCAATCCCCTCCCCATTTCTCCCCAGTACCTCACCTTCACACGTCCTGCACTTGTTGAGCTCGAAGGGGAAGATGATGTCGTCTTCATTCTGGCAGAACTCGCAGATGAAGCCTTTAGCTTGGCACAGCTAGAAGAAAAGGTGAGGAAAAAGTGGCTAAATGCTCCTCATCTCCCTGGCAAGCTGGACAGGAGAAGGACAGTAGGACACAGTGTCCTGCTCTAGCCATGTGCAAAAGTCCATCcgcagcacagagcacagcaagGCAGAATCAACACCTCGTGTTACGGAAGAGAAAGCCAAAATGGGCTAAGAAATATCCCACGCCTGCTGGGTAGCAGCTCTGTGTAACAGGCAGGAGCAGCTAGCATTTAACCAGTTAACTCTGTGGTTGCTCTGCATGTCAAAGGCCTCCCCACTGGCTATTTATGCAGCAAAGCCTGCTCCAGAGGGTGCAGAGCTGCACAGGAGGTGAGTGAAGCCTTACCATGCACTTCTCGACGTGCAGGCTGCCTGCCTTCAGCAGTTCCGTCAGGCGAGGCACCAGGTCCCCCCTCTTTGTGGCGCCGAGGTCGCTCAGGGAGTAGAGGTGCAAATCCTCTGTCAAGTGGCCGGGCACTGCATCAAAGGAGTCTAGTAGGCTGCAAGGACAGAAAAACTGGAGCTCAGAGGCGAGGGACTGCACAAAGTCCTCTCTCTgcactgcttctgctttctctctccctccgCTCAGTGCTTCAAGTCACCCTGCCATTTGTGGTGGGATCCTGGAAAGAGCCCTCACCAGACACCTTCCATGCCTACAGTAGGAGGCTTTTAGGAAGCTAGGGATGCCAACAAGACCCCGAATCAAATCCCTTCCGGTCACTGCAGTTGATGCAGTGTGACCTGGTGCACACCCCAATCCACGGGACTTCACCAGCTCCCAAAGCCCCCACTGAGCTCCTCAAGACTTCAACAGTGCTAGAGGTAAGAGACAGGAACAAGCTCAGAGCTCACACAGATATCAGGACAGACTTTGCAAGCCTCTGTTTATCCCCAGTCTGCACAGACGCCCTTTGCAAATTGCCATGGGACAGACACAAGACAGCGAACAGCTTAGCCTCACACCGCAGGACTCACTCTTTAGCTAGCCGGCAGGTCTTAAACATGTTCTTCATGTGGAAAAGCTGGATTCGCAGCATCTGGAGAGGAAGGCGGGACACAAGAATCAGTAAACAGATCACAGTCCTTAGCTAAACACGTCTGCCCCGTTTCCTGCACCAGTGAAAtgcctgctgctcctcagctgcAGTTTCCCAGGTATTGAGACGCTTACACCACGCTGAATAAGGCAAGCACAACCAGTCAGCACGTGCTCCAGGAAATAAAGCACCAAGACCTAGCTGAACACCACGCAGAAATTCCTTCCCGCTCTACGTTACTGTACAGGAAACGAGATGTGAACGGAAACCCGCAGCGCTGAGGTTTTAAGCTTCAAAACCTGACGTATCCGCTTTTCCCCAGCCGCTCCAGCACGTTTTTGCAACTGGCAGCCACCCATCCCACCCAAACCCCACGCAGAGAGGCACGGGAAGGGGCTTACCCACACTTGGTTGAGAGACTTCACTTTCCTGTACAGGGCAGGATTGATATCCTGCACGTTGAAGAGTGGGTCGCTCCAGATCTTGCTCAGCAGGTCTTTGGAGAAGTTGCTCACGTAGTACTTGCTGAAGTCCCACTTGCGCAGGATGCGGCTGGGGATGACCGTCTGGGCGTTCTCGTGGCAGCACTGGCAGAAATACTTCCCCAGGTACTCACAGTACCGCATCCGCTTGATGTAatctgccccagcccaggaagACAGGGAGGTCAGATGATGTGCAGGCTCTGCCCAGCCACGTTTCAGACTCCCGGCGCTGCTCAACGTTCCCAACAAGCAGGGCGTTctgcctgctgccacctcctgcagcccccaactGCTCAACACTGGAGTCTGCACGCTCCCTACGGACTGCGGAAGCCTTTGGGACCACCCTGTGCCCATCAGTCCCATGCGGCCACACCTGCCTAGGCATTCAGGAAGGACTGCTAAGCAAAGAGCTCAGCAGCTGTACCCACAGCAGAACCTGCTGGGAGCTTTAGGGAGACGCATGAAAACTGTGACCCGAACTTGTGGACACAGACACTGTAGAACCTGAGAAATGAGGAAGAGTGTGCCATTTTCCCAATGACCTcatgctgagctctgccacGACCCACCATCACTGTATCCTCCTTCCCACTCATTCACAGGCTATTCCCTGCTTTCCAGCTATGGGTCAGGGTCCCAGCACTCACCAGGATCAGTCCGGATGCCACAGCCCGCGCAGCGGTAATTCTGCTTGGCCACAGCCACCTTCCTCCTGCCCAGAGACAAAAGATGACATGCATGAATCCAGCCCTGATGGCACCTGGCACCAGAGGAGGGGCACTGTCCCAGCTCTCCGTGGCAGGGACATCCATATTTATTGCCACCTAAGTGTGGACAACAGCtaaggagaggggaaaagccCTGGTGCACACCAAAGGCAGCATCCACAGGCACCAGCTCCATCgcacagcaccagctgctggagATGACCAACGCGGATTTACcaggctgagagcagagaagccctGCCACCAGAGCAGGAAGGGCAGAAAATCCACCTTGGCATTgctgggaaagggggaaagggcaGGTACCGGAGAGCCCAATGCCACACAGGTCCTTACGTTGGGGCTGGGTGAATGTTGAAGATGATCTGCGGTCGTGGGGGGGCCCACTCCAGGTTTCCGCGCACCCGAATCCTCAGCTTGTAGATGTCGGCGTGCTCTCCATCGTCGGGAGAGATGGGCAGAGAGTCGGGGatgggcaggagctgggagaggcaAGCAAGAGGGTCAGATCCCTGCCTGGCAccaaaaaggcaaaacacttGTCTGGCTTGCCAGGAACCCACAAGTGCAGCCCCCTGAAAAACTGCCTGGCACCAttgcccagccctgctgctccggAGGGGCTGGAGAAGGGATTTCCTCAGGAATCCGAGCACTCTGCTGTACGAGGCTCCAGTGGCTCTGCCACTGCCATTTGCATGCGgggtcttttctgttttttttttctgttttttttttttttttctgttttttttttcacacattttcaCTCTTCCCTGATCTCTAAGCAGCCCAGGAAACTGGACAAGTCTTCTCATGCTTCCCAAGCAGAGCACTTCTCCCAGCTCACCGGGGTGTGATCCTTCAGCCCTTCAGGGCATGGGTAGGTCATGGGCAAGCAGAAGAGCCTGGCAGAGAGCTGGCACAGGGCAGAGGATGCTGAGCTAGAACAGAAATGAGCCCAAGTCCCTCAGATCCCCAGGACAGCACACATTGAAGAGCAACCTGCATTTTGGGGAGACCAGACACAGCAGCCTCTGGAAGGAAACCACATGGAGGAGGGCTGAGCACAAGACAGGCAAACCCACCAAGATGCCAGTGCTATTCTCTGCAGACATTAGTAGGAAAAGGCCGAGGCACAGCTGCCCAGGAGGACGTGGCAGCAAAACACCCCAAGAGAACATGCTGCAGGTGGCAGAGAAGAAGCCACTTCCACAGCACTGCTGGAGATGCCTCCTGCTCCTTCAGGAGTTCTTCAGCTCTCAGCTCTTCTCCCTGGTGCCTCCAGGAGACCCTGGCAGACCTCACAGCACGCTGACAACTCATTTCCACACTGGTGCCTCAATAGAGGGACCATTTAGCATATTGTATGTGGTGTGAGAGAGGCACCAGACAAGCTTGCTGTCGCTGGCAGGGGCATAAGGGATGACACACGGGGCCTTGGGAGCACTCCGAGCTGCCCTGGAGGTTTGTACCAACTCTGGCAAACCTCCCTTTTGCTTCCAAAGCCACTctcagcagaggagaggaacTGGTATTAGGTGCTGTCTACACTCAGTCCTGCCTCCAAACCACCCTCCACGCCGGAGGGGAAGATGTGGAAGGTGTTAACCCAGCTGAGCACTGCTGGGTTGAGCAGTTAGTGCACGCTACGGCCCACGCATGCTCCCTCCGGGCACACTGTCCACTCCCAACGTACCAGCAGGAGCTTTTTGGAAAGCTGCCTTTTCTTATACCAGCCGGGACGCCTAAAGAACTTTTTTAGAGACCGTCTCAGGCCCTGAAAACC
This sequence is a window from Anser cygnoides isolate HZ-2024a breed goose chromosome 9, Taihu_goose_T2T_genome, whole genome shotgun sequence. Protein-coding genes within it:
- the LOC106044787 gene encoding deoxyribodipyrimidine photo-lyase-like: MPRGSGKRKASGGGEAAKRREEEEEEEEEEEEAAGRLEAALREARRAAAPSVREFRYNKKRVRLVSRGPELREEAKCILYWMSRDQRVQDNWAFLYAQRLALKQELPLRVCFCLVPKFLGATIRHYGFMLKGLQEVSKECTELNIPFHLLLGYAKDVLPPFVAQQGVGGLVTDFCPLRVPRQWVEDVRERLPEDVPFVQVDAHNIVPCWVTSPKQEYSARTIRGKIHSQLPEFLTEFPPVIRHPHPPSCPAEPIAWDACYSSLQVDRSVAEVEWATPGTSAGLAVLQSFITERLKSFGSQRNDPNKAALSNLSPWFHFGQVSTQRAILEVQKHRRAHKESVDAFVEEAVVRRELADNFCYYNENYDSLQGAYDWAQTTLKLHAKDKRPFLYELQQLEQATTHDPLWNAAQLQMVREGKMHGFLRMYWAKKILEWTRSPEEALRFAIYLNDRYELDGRDPNGYVGCLWSICGIHDQGWKERDVFGKIRYMNYAGCKRKFDVEQFERRYARRELAH